AATGGTCTTATGATTTCAGGCTAATCATAGTCCAGATCAGTGGACATTTTGTGAGGTCTTTTCCCAAAATGTTCCTCTTTAGGGAGGTATTCTACAAAAACAccttaaagaaaagcaaattaatgTGTAAAGAAGCACTTAAAACTCAAAGGTTAAAACTGAACCAGCAATGTGGAATATTATGAGAGACATGTTATGTATTATGTGctattattacattacatactACTTTAAAAATGGACAAGATAAACAGTATTATAATTGTAATACCGTAATTTTCTGGCTGCTATTTTGTATTCAGACAGCAGAGAGCACTATTACACAGCAAAGGATTAGCTGCTGTTATGGACAGTCTCACGTCACATGACCTCAGAGCTGGTGACATGTCAGGTGCATTTCAAGAGACATAGAACTCAGtaccataaaataaatagaaaataaattggCCTCTCCATCATCTCAAGCAGCTCTGTGCCTTCAGATCCCAGGGCTGTTAGTGAGCCTTCATGCTTCACATGTAAGCACTCATACAGAAAGTTGCCTGCAGCTCAACAGTCTGCTTACATTGACCTCACGCAGCCTATCAAGTTTTCACTCAATCAATAAAACaatcacttttactttttgtgaaATGTCTAGCATGTGATGTGATATTCAGCATCCACACAAATACAACCTCAAAAACAAGTCCGACAGACTGCAAGacagcagctgagctcagccgGAGGTATAATTCATCCCAATGGCTCCATATATCATTCTGTCATTCTGGGTGTGTTTGCTCGGTGGCCTCTCCTTGTGTTTAGAATGGCCGACAGGCttgcgagtgtgtgttttgtttatggcCGGTCAACATAGCAGAGGGGTGAGAATCCCGATGTGTTTCTACAGACAGGCCCTCAGCCTGAGGGACAGGGTGGGCGGGAGGAGGGACGGACAGATAGACACACGgacagatgaggaggaaggcAGTCAGGTGGACGATGCAAAGAGACAGGTAGGACGAAGAGAACGAGGCAGGTGAGCAGAAATActgcacaagaaaaaaagaccCTGATGAAGactttcagtatttcagtaatCCAGTTCAATCTGTATGAGTTCCATTCTTCCTTCTCACGGTTTTCCATCCGTGGGCCGACTGGATCTTCAGTATATTAGATTTGTCAGCTTCTAAGGCAGAAACACACGAGTTATTCTGTTCTTTCTCCACTCTGTAATCGGCTTAGAGCGATGAAGGCTTTAATCACTCCTGTTGTATGAAATGAATAGACTGAATACATTTTAGACTTCACGTGGTGTTAAAGGTAACGCTTCATGGAGGACAGCCATTATGGTGTCCAGtcatgtctgcagtgtttttcctcacaaCAGCAGCTAATTTTTACTGAACaatacagagacacagaagcTGGTTGgtaaagaaaaaagggaaaaaaaaaaatcacctgatCAAACATGAAAAGTCTCAGTGCACTCTGGCAAAACAGTAATCAGCAATGAGCTCACTAAGCACCGATGTGCTTTTACACAATCTTTTATGCTTCTATTCATTcttcaaaggaaaacaaagacaatagTGACTGTTTACCATTGGCTGTTGAAAAAGCTGCCACTCGAGGACGTCTCAGCCATCACTGATAAGTTTTTAAATGGGTCTTTGATGAGTCCTTGCACACAAGTCCTTAACTCACCATGGTTTAATAAACATTGGCAAATTGATGCCTTATCGTTGGGCAAGACATtgacacgttttttttttcctttggcaaaatactgctgttttgtttagctGCAACTTTTTCCAGAATGAAGCCTCTGAATTAAAGAAGCcctgaacattttaaatgttatgcTTTAAAAGCCTAGGTGCTCTCACTGGTTATGCTACCATTTAGTGTATGTTGCACCATAAGCAGACGTAGCTTCACCTCTGCTACACATGGTAGAAAACCACATATCTTAGAGGCAAGACTGATAACAGACTGATACTCCCTTAATTTGAGGTCAGACCTGCCCAGAAATCCAGAACTGAAGCGACTGGGTTTCATTCACGTTCAGCGCTCCTTTGTCCACTGTAATAGTAACCTCGTCCTTCAAAGAAGCCCAGGGACCTTGGCTGCGCATTTGGGTCATGTCACTGACTGATgccctttgtttttgttcacctgtgtgtgtgtgtgtgtgtgtgtgtgtgtgtgtgtgtgtgtgtgtgtgtgtgtggagccaCAGGGTAAATCCATTGGTCATGTTTATTGTGGAGATACAGAGAGTCCAGCACTGTTGCAAAAGGTAGATACAAGACAGATAACAGTTGCAGGATGCTGAACCActgatacaaaaacacacacacacacatttgatgtTGTGAGAGTTAAAAGTCTTCTGTGCACAGTGCACTTCTTTATCCATGGCTTTACATACAGTTGTCGTCTGTGTTTATAGAAGTAGATTCAGCACACTTGACTCATGACATCATGGGAAAGAAAAGCATCCCAACTGCTCAAAAAATAAGTAGCATTTGGAAGTGGAGCTGGaagcaaaagaaacacaaaaaactcaACTCGCTACTCCTGATAATTCCCTCTTGGCATGTGAGTGAAATAACAGCAGGAGTCTAGCACGAAAGCAATTAAAAATTGGACTTGcaccaagttttttttttatcagtatGTACTCCTGACAGCGAGCAGGGCACCCAAACAAAGCCGATTCAACGGTCATGTGCCTGAGTCTGAATTGAGCTCGTCCCCAAGCCTGTAGGCATGAAGGAAGTGGGCAAATAACTggatattttaaaatatactttgtgtttaatgggTGACTCAAAGCTATAAGCCCTCTGTTGTGGGAGTGTGAAGCAATTAAGCCATCtggaaaacagcacacacaaaacacacttgtgCCTGTGCAAACATGAAAGCTTCTGCTAATTCAAGCAGCCCACACACTTGCCTCCTCTGTCcatgtgtgcacaaacacacacgggaTTAGAAATATCATTTTACCAAGAAGCCACAACAAATTTACATCAGGGTTTGGAATCATCCCCCCCataacatgaacaaaactgcatacagtatgtttatactgtatatgagtCCTCATAGggtgtgacttttttttttttttttgtcaggtttTGATGCATGGCCTACAAAAAGCACCACAAAATGCATATCAGAGCACATGGGGAGGTTTAAAAAGAAAGGTgtataaagttttttttttttgcttgttttgttttggggtttttttttccccaaattcCCTCAACCTGGCTGAACCTCTCCAGTCACTGTCTCGTCCTCTTGTCAAAAGGCCTATAGGTGAACTTGTTGCTTTCAACAGAAGATTGTCTGTGAGCAGAGTGATGGTGATGTAATAGCATAGTGAAAATGTTGGAGTTCAAAGCCTAAAAAATGCAGGTGATTGATATTTAGACTatatggcttttttttcctcactgtagGCCAGTACACAAAGACTGACAGTCATGCTTTAACCACCCATAATTACCTACCTTACACTCTAAATATGGGTTAGCAGgataataaacacacagtacagtaaatacaaTGACTTCCAAGAATGTTATGTACACTGTATAATGTATACACTGAGTGATGAGGTTATGCCAACCCAGGAATCACATGACATGTGCATCTTGGTCTCAAAAATACTGTGATTTACATTATGAATAGGATGGTCATAATATGCACTCATTTAACAATACGTACAAgccaaaatatattttaaaaagataatcCAATCATGTTTTCTCCCTGTGAAACAAAATCTGACATCCTTAAATAGACTTGATACAACCAATAATATTATGACTATTATGACTTATCAATTTTAAGAGTAATAGTTAGCTAGCAATAGTAGGGTATGTTGGTGTGTTCGCCACCTCAATCTTTGCTCACAATACAGAAGTTAATATTCTCAGAATGCTGTTGAGTTTGGCCTCCATCTAAAACAAGTAGCATACTGTATGCTGTATTACTTGCTGAGAATAAATGAAttagtgaatttccccactgcaggatcaataaagtttatcttatcttatcttaaatagGCTAAAGTAGGTTTCCATCATAGGTTATTTAACAGGAGCCCATTACAacctcaaacagctgctgattgCATTTGGTTATTGTTTAGAAAGTTATTCATGTGCTTATTAATCAGTTTAGATGAAAGTATGGACCCTGGAGAGTTGCCTATATCCATTTTCGAGAAATGACTTGTGCTTTATTGAAAGCAACTACATGCTTGCATGGTTACAGCAATCAGTGAATGAACGCAGCAGAACAGAATACTACGTTAGCACAGTTCAGGATGATCCTGCTTGTCTGACTTAAGGAAGAATCCAAAGTCTGTACTGGCTGTATCTCAGAGATTGattgccactgtctgctttcctgttgtgtgtgtatacaagcTTGTTTGGCAAAGACTGGAGGACAGCCCATCTCCCTGCTACTCcacatacagagaaagagagaacaacagagaaagagagagagagagtctttTTACACTCCTCCATAGGGATTTGCTTCTCCCCAGGGGTGCTGAGGGAATGGACCTGCTGCCCACGCTGCTGAATGAAGTAAAACAGGCAGAAAAGAGTGAATGAATGGGTAGAATAAGTGAATGAAGGGCAAGTAGCGGGACTCGTTTGACGGGTTTTGTTTCCACTGGCATCTAGCATGCCTCACTGGCAGGTTCTGGCCGTCAGTGCTACCTGCGTACTGATCTGCTTCCAAGCGCACTTAGTGGTGACGGATAGGCCACTTCATGCTGCAGCTTTAGGCCAGATCCAGTCCCAGCTCCAGCTTGCACTGCTCACTCAGACATGGGGCCGGTCTGCTGCAAGCCGGACAGACGGAAGAAACAACAGCTCCAAGGTAACAGGAAACAGATGCTGTACATTTTTAACTAGTGTAGTGAAGCGCTTGAGTAGTTTTGAGAGACTGATGGAAGCCCAAATTACAACCTCTTGTTTATggatttttttgcattaaatgtACTGACTCCTGTTCCTACCATCTTAGTTTATGCGTTTTTGCATGATATATTATATTGTGATTGTTTAGAGATCAGCAAGACACAAACATCAGATTGACTTTGTGTGCAAAGATTTGCTGCAAAATTAGCTTTGCTCTTAACTCACCAATATACTAAATGATGAACTAAATGAATGACAAACTGCTGAACTGTTGCCCAACGTAAGCAAAAGTATTTGGTTGAATTATTCTTATTCTATTcctatattttcttttttaatgtgctgGAAGTTTCCTGATATGCAAATTCAATATCATCTGGTGATCTAAAGAATTGTTTAAAGCAGCTATCTGCGACTGCATGATCGACGGGTCATCTTCACTTGTTTATTGATGTAGTATGACGGTGGTTTGGTGTCTACTGCAGCACATTTGTTAGCTTGTTGTATTCACAGCAGTGCGTGCTGGATGAAAAACACGAGTGTGTCTTTGGTTGCGGTTTAGTTTTGCTGCAGCCAACTGGGAGGTTAGCCATGAAGTGtctttttaattgtttctttCACAGCTAGCACTGTACTCATGTTACCATCAACACCACTCTAATTAcatcttgttaaaaaaaaaaaaaaaaaaaatcataacagTGACTTGAGTGAGCTTGAGTATTTCACTGTTGTGACTTTTAAATTGATTATTATTTAAGACGGTGTATGTTCAAAGCTCATGAGTGGTGGGCTCGCTATGCTGAGTGGAAATCCTGAAATGTTTACTGTTGATTAACTGGCAACAAAGTTTGGCAACAACATTTGAAttctctcagacacacaaaagaagaGCTCACCCAAACATGAGGTTAAACACGCCTCGGTACATCATCATGGAGGTGACTGCATACCATAAGTAACCTGCAATGTTAGCTATGATGCTATGGGCTGCGCTGGTTTGTCTTGAATTTTGGTGTAACTACAAATGCACAACTCTCTgctagtctctctctctctctctctttctgttgatttatgtcacacacacattctctctctctctctctcttgcacatACATAATAGAGATAATAAGACCATATTAAGTTAATCCCCGACCAATTCATAGCACCCAATCATCAGTCACATTATTAATAGAGGACATGGCCTGAGGGACAACACAGACAAGCCGTGTATAAACTGCACAACCTTTGCTGGGCCAGAAGGGTGGTTAGAGACGCTGTATATTTGCAGAGAAGCCACAGATTGTCATAaagctgctaaatgctaaacTGTGAGAAATATCATGTAGTCTGAATCCATGGCATAAAGCTCACTAGATACATGTCATCTCATCGatatgttttgttaaaaatattaattgCACTGGAGTGCTGAGTGCAGTGAGAGAAACTCAGATGACGTTTGCTATTGATGGCTAGTAAACACCTCCAAAACAGGCTGGCTTCTATTGAAAGTAACGTAACAAGGAATGTTAATGTAATTGCTTTTTCACCGAGTAAGTGAGTACTTGGCAAACAAATGATACTGAAACTTCAAGGCTGTTGAATGCTactaaaatatttgtttcatcaTTGTTAAAATAAGAATGCTGACAGCTAGTCTAGGACAGCTAGTCTAAATTTTAGCGTTCAGATCAGctaattaaaacatgaaaaagtggAGGCGAAAATTACCCACACTGACATTGTTCAGTTCGAAGGTGTGTTACATTACCTGACACTCTTCTCATGCTGAGCACAGGTATCTCTCTCCTTGTTGACAGTTTAATTCGTTCTCCCTGACATCAGAAAGGTTTTCAGCACTCACTCAGCACAAAATGACCTGATCTCTTTTCTGCCTTCTGATCCCATCTCCCAGCCGACAGCGTCTGCCAGCAGTCTGACATTTAAGTGAGGAAGTTAGAACTGTGAAGCATCATAGTTTCAGCTCTTAAATGTCAGTCACTGAGGGCTTAATGCACGCAAGCTGTAAACATTCAACTGTTTTGCAGGCTCAAATGTCAGCTGTCTGAATCAAATTCATCACTGAGACTTTGAGAAGAAAACGCAGTTTATTGCATGTCTCTGTAAATCCTGCAGTCTGTGGTATCTTAATAGACTGCCAAAGGGGTCTTTGTACTCCTTATCCATCCAGCTTAGATGTTTCAACAATTTTGGTGTCTGTCGGCTATGTTGGGATTGATTTtaagtggctgtgtgtgtgtgtgtgtgtgtgtgcctggatCTACTCTCTATATTTTCAATTACTTCTGAACGACCCTTTTTGATCAGGGCAAATTGAAGCACTCATTTATTACTAttatacatacaaacactgtATATGCATTCATGAGggcaaaatattaaataatagtATATCTCTAATTGGTTATTTCCAAAACAGTGGAGCACATCTGAAGACAGTGTGCTGTTCCTCATGACAGTATAAGTTTGCAAAGCTGGGTGAAATGGCACTTAGCTTTATGGCACTGCTGTTTATATTTGGATTCCCGCTCACAGCTCAATGACTGTGACTGTGGCAACAACACCATCCAACACTAATGGctcagacaaacaggaaacagaagacaTATCCTCCAAATTATTTGGACGTAtagcaaaagaaaacagtgtaTAGACCAAGATAGCAAAATATATTTGCTCTCTGTGACCAAATGACCAGCATTTATATCTCAACCTAATGTCACTCATGCACTTTAattgctaaaatattttgtttcatttgttggCTGGCAGCTGTAGCTCTGCACActattgtaataataatacaataataattgtaatttgTAAAGTCCAAAAAACAGTAGCATATGAGGCTCATTCTACTTTGGCACTGGTGTGTTTGGACCACAGCCTCAACCAAATACATGTTAAATTAAATAGGAACtggtgacatctagtggtgaaaAACCTCTATAGCACATTGGTTTTATGCTGGTTTCAACATACATACCGAGATGTCATACGTGCACATACGATGCACATACAAAAGCATCCATTGCCACTAAAATGGCAGGCTTATAAATGTCCAATGTTGTCTTTGTTATCTTGgttctgatttcatttttttcatgtcccAACTTGAAAATCAAGTAATCAAGTTGAGAGACAAGTTGGTGCACAAGATGCTCAAATCCATCTTAGGTTCCATCCTCCTCTCCGATGCCTTTCTATAGTTTCTTTTAATAATCCCTTTCTACtttctttttgtgaaaaataCCTGCTGGTTAAAGATCTACCTGCACCTGCACAGCTCAGTTCAATACCTGTGTGCTGGTTCAAACCCAGACTGGCTGCCGCAATGGAAACCTGCTTGAGGGTGCAAATACAAATTTTGTTTGCACATTTAAAGGTTGCGAACCAATCAGTGTAGCCCagtccctttttctcttttggaaGTTTGCTGTCGTTGTACTGCAAAGAGCCTGATTTGGCTGCACAAATGAAGATGCTTAGAGTACCCTGAATCGGCACCACCCTTTGAGTAAGGCCACTGACAATGAAGCTTACTGTATAGTCTGTGGTAAAAAATTAGGAACTAAGGAATTTAAGAAATGGTTGAAGTGGCTGAGACACTACAATGTGAGAATGTGATGTTCTTGCAATTTCTGCTGTTCTCACCTCTACATTACATCTACAGGTGGAACAGGAGAGAAGGACCGTGCACCAATCAGCCATGAATCCTTCCTGCTCATGGCAAACTCCCAGACAGACATGGATGACTGGGTCAAGGCCATACGGCGGGTCATCTGGGCGCCGTTTGGAGGAGGTAAAGCCAGATCTTTGAACTAAAATAGGAGAAACATGATCacatttaaacagatttttgcccattcctcaTAGGAATGAGCGGAAATTAAAATTTAAGACCTTTCTAATGCAAACGCTGGGTCTAAAtcaacaacatttcaaaacatacaATTTGATCCAGCTATATGAAGGCcaaaattttgctttttaacagagagagagcaaagaatGTGTTCGTCTGTGTGGTGGAAAAGATGTTCTAATAATTCCTTATAATCTTAGAGGTCACTACCCCAAACCAGGAAGTCCTCATTTCCTTCCAACCTGTAGAGTCCGCAGATCTCTCAACACTTCTTGAAACAAGATATTGCTGCTGAAATTAGAAAAGCCTACATACTGTGCAAGTATGATGACCAAACCTCTACTGTGTCTCATTTCTGCATCCTGCAGTTCATTCTCGCTCTGATGTCTCTGTCCCTGCTGTCCAACTACCATTCCTGACTGGGGAAATGTGATCAGAGTTTGCTTTCAATCCATTCCCGGACAGTGTTGGTTTTAATTCAGACTGAAGACAGATTGTTTCCATTAAATGTCTTATTGTGGTGGGTAATAAACTACAAGGATCGGCAGGGCATAAATGTCCTGCTGATTAGTTTGTGAGTTTTAATCCAGTGGAGCTGAATTTATTTGACTCCTAAAAAGACTATTTTCTCTCTCCGTGCCGCAGTGAGCCTGTGGTTAATTCTCACCCTGTCTACTCTGGTGTGCTTGTCTAACTAGTGTACTTGACAGGAGGCCAGAAATACAACCAGGCCTGTCTGGGTGTGAACTGGGACATGAGGAGCAGCTGAACAGCCTGGTGTTGGGTTACAAAGGAGTGTTATATTAATAGGGGATAAATGTAGAATAACACACCAGTGACAGAGTGTATGACATCACTCGTCTCAtttttctattcattttaaTCAGCCAGCTTTAAACTCTGCTGGCAGTGAGGCAACAGGGGTGTCAACAACTAGAGCTACAACTGATGAGAACGATCAGTATTTTATTGTTAGTTTTTGACAGTAAATGCAATACATTCtataaaatacaaaagtgtTGTATTAGGCCAACGTGATGTCTTATTAGGTCttaaaaaatcaataaattctCATATGGTTATcaattgattttgatttgattctgaAGTCTAAATTCTCACAGACTCCTCTGACAATCTaggtgaaaaaatatttaagaaaagacgaaaaaaaattaattaataaaataaaattaaaattaattttaatcgATTTCAAAAGTATCAACTATATTTCTTCATCTAAACTCAAATGGCAGCAGAAAATGGGatgctgttgcttgtttgtattacaaaaattaaaatcagttatatttttctatgttcatgtcacattttttattttttcatattttaacaaacatgaacacacacagagaagaccGTCTGGCATCTTTTAAAGTAAATAATGGATCCTAGCCCTGTGACTTCAGtgaatgaaggaatgaaagaaTGTAAGGCCATGTCAACTTTGAGGCAGTAATTTGTAATGGCTGTATGTCCCTTAGCGTCTtttctgccccctggtggccaaaATTTGGTTAATGCAGCTTCACTTTTGTAAATGCCGCATAGTCTGGTTTCAAAAGTGGTTTGCTTAAGATCTAAAGCCTGCAAATAGATTTTGGATGAGTTTATTATCACTTTAAGCAAAGTTGTTACATAAGAAGCAAAGGTGCGGGGCGAGGTTAGCTGCACACCTGTTCACAGGCGTGATACATTGTCTATGAAAGGGGGAGAGCAGCATCAGAATCAGCAATAGGGTGGTGGTAATGTGCTATCTGCTGAGTTACCTTATGCTGGCTGTGGCATATGTCCAGCCTCCCTCTCGGGTTCACAGTGTATGGGGGGTGTCTGTCTCTCGGCTCTCGGTCCAGAATAGACCTGTCGCCGACGTATAGACCCGTAGTTAACAGCAGCGCTGCGGTCACAGCACACTGACGCCGTCAGCGTGTAAATGTGGGAATAATCTACCCGTCGAGACAAATGCCTGAGCCGGAATGGATGAACTTGGTGAAATGTGGGTTCGGGATGTACGAGAGacgctctgtgctgctgtgcagcTCCTGCTCGGTGACTTACTACGATTACTGTGAGCTGTCTGCCAGCTGCGACTGCTGCAGCCTGTCAGCAGGTAACAGTCAGCAGGGATCCTCAGCCAGTAAACCGCGTTTAGACAGGCCGTCCAGCTACGCATTTTGCTGTAGTGTTAGATATGACTGACTTATGAAGAGGTTTGTCGAAACTATTTACAAATAACCGTTTCTACCTTTGTTTTACAAGATTCAAAAATAGCGAATCAGTCGGTCACAAGTTTTCATGGTAATCTCAACAGCCTCTGCGGAGTTAGAGGCTCATAACATGCTGCACCAAACATACAATATATAACTGCAAAGATTTTCAGAGATTGGGTAATTaacttaatgtaaaataaatgggTAGTTAGGGGTTTGTTTCAGCTTTCAAACGCTTTCACATTCTTTATTGAAGTATTAACATGTAAGCTCTGACAGCTGAACTTacaattattttgtgtttgtaatgcAAAGATTTATTAGGCAACGTCCTTCCATCTGTCCCCAGGGATATTTGGTCAGCGTTTGGAGGACACGGTCCAGTATGAGAAGAAGTTTGGTCCCCGGCTAGCTCCCCTGCTGGTGGAACAGTGTGTTGACTTCATCAGGGAGAGGGGTTTGGATGAGGAGGGTCTCTTCCGGATGCCAGGACAGGCCAACTTGGTCAAAGAGCTGCAGGAGTCCTTTGACTGTGGCGACAAGCCTCTGTTTGACAGGTAGTTATAAGAGTACACCAGCTTTTTGAgaatttaaagataaaaaatccactgacagctttttttttttggactttcTTGTAGTAATACAGACGTCCACACGGTGGCATCCTTGCTAAAACTTTACCTCCGAGAGCTGCCTGAACCAGTCATTCCCTTCTCCAAATACGAAGATTTTCTAACCTGTGCACAGCTTTTGGccaaagatgaggaggaggtatGTATAGTCTATcttgtgtgtgcttatgtgtgtgtgtgtgtgtgtgtcacacaattttttaattgttatctTTTATCAGGGGGTCCAGGAGCTTGGAAGGCAAGTTAGTACTCTACCTCTACCTAACTACAATCTCCTCAAGTACATATGCAAGTAAgtccactgctgtttgtttcctcatGATATGTTATAATCTCATCACACCCCCAGAATAATATCTGTCTCTACTTTGGCTTATAATGTTGTTATCTGTCTTTAGATTCCTTGATGAAGTCCAGTCCCACTGTAACGAGAACAAGATGAGCGTCCAGAACCTCGCCACTGTATTTGGACCAAATATTCTTCGACCCAAGATGGAGGACCCAGTCACTATCATGGAAGGTAAAGTGGACAGTTTGGAAAgtctaatgaaaaaaaaaatacacaccagaattcacttttaaaaaatCACTTTAACATGAAATTACAcctaaaaaaatatgtatatattgaACTTGCTGTGTGGTCAGGGTACAAACTGAAATAATTCCACTGTACATTAATGAGATCCTATGTGACTGCAATCCGTAGGCACCTCTCTGGTCCAGCACCTGATGACAGTCCTCATTAGGGAACACATCCGTCTGTACTCAGAGAGGGACCAGGAAGGACCTGGCACACCCCAAACAGAGCTCCCGGTTCAGGGGCATCAGCTCCAGCATCGCAGTCTGGGTGCCTGGATCTCAGAAGAAGACCTCCAGAGCTGCCCAGTCTCCAACCCTGACCAAGAACTGCACAGCAGCGCCTCATCCCTTGATGCCAAACTGTGTGCAGCAGTCACTCCCGCCCAGACCCCAAACCTGAACTCTGGATCAAAACTGGGGTCTTCATCAGGGAAAGGAGAGACACTGGTCAGCCCGAGCAAACAAGCCAAGACTATTCCTTCCTGGAAATACTCTTTCAAAAGTTCCTCTGCGCCTCGTTCCCACACGCAGGCCAAGCAAAGCAGCAGCGGCAGCTCTGTGGCCGATATCACTAGTGTGTCTtctggtggaggtggaggtaaCTGGCTCATGAATGGTTTGTCCTCCTTGAGGGGACACCGACGCACGTCGTCAGGCGAGCGGTCTGCCCGTGATCGTGACTCCACTGGCTCTTCGCAGAGACTGTCCACCTATGACAACGTCACCTCTTCCTCTAGCATGGGGAGTGTTCCCAGTGTGGCCAGCACACCTTGGTCCACTTCCTCCTGCGAAATCTCCG
The Scatophagus argus isolate fScaArg1 chromosome 21, fScaArg1.pri, whole genome shotgun sequence genome window above contains:
- the si:dkey-191m6.4 gene encoding rho GTPase-activating protein 22 isoform X1 is translated as MTAMLSPKIRQTRRARSKSMVMGEVSRGPCRPASPSLQEGALKAGWLKKQRSIMKNWQLRWFVLRSDQLFFYKDEEETKPQGCIPLQGCQVNELTANPDEPGRHLFEIVPGGTGEKDRAPISHESFLLMANSQTDMDDWVKAIRRVIWAPFGGGIFGQRLEDTVQYEKKFGPRLAPLLVEQCVDFIRERGLDEEGLFRMPGQANLVKELQESFDCGDKPLFDSNTDVHTVASLLKLYLRELPEPVIPFSKYEDFLTCAQLLAKDEEEGVQELGRQVSTLPLPNYNLLKYICKFLDEVQSHCNENKMSVQNLATVFGPNILRPKMEDPVTIMEGTSLVQHLMTVLIREHIRLYSERDQEGPGTPQTELPVQGHQLQHRSLGAWISEEDLQSCPVSNPDQELHSSASSLDAKLCAAVTPAQTPNLNSGSKLGSSSGKGETLVSPSKQAKTIPSWKYSFKSSSAPRSHTQAKQSSSGSSVADITSVSSGGGGGNWLMNGLSSLRGHRRTSSGERSARDRDSTGSSQRLSTYDNVTSSSSMGSVPSVASTPWSTSSCEISVPDSGSEPSASQNCGIEVDSGEKGESKRETEGGRDGGMTTDPSSEQDSCEAMELCSSSAACSENGNTATAAQVPSIVMSEDGDGTNLSLSSLVEGLKDELRKQKTSYEARIQKLEESSAALCAQMERLEQEMEQERKKQRMLEIKLRNSERAREDAENRNRLLEKEMEDFFSTLGDLALGARTSDI
- the si:dkey-191m6.4 gene encoding rho GTPase-activating protein 22 isoform X2, with the protein product MPEPEWMNLVKCGFGMYERRSVLLCSSCSVTYYDYCELSASCDCCSLSAGIFGQRLEDTVQYEKKFGPRLAPLLVEQCVDFIRERGLDEEGLFRMPGQANLVKELQESFDCGDKPLFDSNTDVHTVASLLKLYLRELPEPVIPFSKYEDFLTCAQLLAKDEEEGVQELGRQVSTLPLPNYNLLKYICKFLDEVQSHCNENKMSVQNLATVFGPNILRPKMEDPVTIMEGTSLVQHLMTVLIREHIRLYSERDQEGPGTPQTELPVQGHQLQHRSLGAWISEEDLQSCPVSNPDQELHSSASSLDAKLCAAVTPAQTPNLNSGSKLGSSSGKGETLVSPSKQAKTIPSWKYSFKSSSAPRSHTQAKQSSSGSSVADITSVSSGGGGGNWLMNGLSSLRGHRRTSSGERSARDRDSTGSSQRLSTYDNVTSSSSMGSVPSVASTPWSTSSCEISVPDSGSEPSASQNCGIEVDSGEKGESKRETEGGRDGGMTTDPSSEQDSCEAMELCSSSAACSENGNTATAAQVPSIVMSEDGDGTNLSLSSLVEGLKDELRKQKTSYEARIQKLEESSAALCAQMERLEQEMEQERKKQRMLEIKLRNSERAREDAENRNRLLEKEMEDFFSTLGDLALGARTSDI